TCGTTCTTATTTGAGGTTTAACAATAAgataataatcaatttatttgttttcattattatcgtGATCgaattaagatttttatattacttattattttattttattaccaagtATACTCGTACGTAACACagcttctttttaaaattacgtgAACAGGAGTAACAAGAATAAGAGAAATTAGTGATAACTTTCACTTTAAAAGAGAATTCCCCCCTCCTCCCCACCCATATAGAGATTTTGTGTTAGAACTTTGGTGAGATATTGGTAGTTTTGTGAGGCAGTTTGTAGATAACTACGATATTAAATCTATTAACAGTTGATCTTATCCGTTTTCATATTCTAGTAATGATCTCATTTAATGAATTAcaaggtattttttattattgtcagaTTTTAATGGTAATCTGAGAGGGCGTTGACCTAGTGGCGTAAAAAATGGTATAATTCATATCATCCTCTCAATTTATTCTTCAACACTGTTttagtttaaatcaaattaagaactctttttttacttttaaatcttataaaaaaccCGTATtatcaaaagtattaatttaacaaaacgaAATGTATACATCTATACAAAAACTGATGTTAACATCAAAACGGTTTGTTTTACAGCTCTACAAACGTTGTACTACATTTATTAtaacatgacatttttaaatatgaaataccaGATTTACTACTGAAGTGAGGTATTTCGAAAATGGTctgttttagtttcattaaagccaaaacatttacttttttatataggTGTGTATAAATGGTGGGCTTAACTTAAGTTACTTGTAAGCTCACAAAGATTTATATCACAGAATTagattttcatttattaacacattgaatttgtttatgaatgAATCTGAGTACAGCTATTACTTATCTGCGCTACAGGTATTTTTCGTACTACGCAAGAAAGACAAACAAGTGACATTCCTGCACATGTACCACCACACCGTGATGCCCATGATCTCCTGGGGTGCTACCAAATACTACCCAGGCGGCCATGGCAGCTTTATTGGCATGATCAACTCCTTTGTCCACATCATCATGTACACGTATTACATGTTGTCAGCGTTCGGACCCCGATATCAGCGCTACCTCTGGTGGAAGAAGTACATCACCACTTTACAGTTGGTAAGTTCAACTGCAGTTATAACTGGACAATGATAAAATGCCATGAGCTGTAAACTCTGAAATCATATTTAGGCCATTTCTGAAGGAGATAAAGTAATGTACTATCTATTTGTCTGTAAAATGTACCTCCAGAATTTCAGTATGTTCAAGCCATCAAAGGCTCACccaatattaattcattatttcttCAGGGACATCACCAATGAGAATTTGATGAAAACCCTTACgtattaaaattctgttttacaCCTTTTATAggcattttgaaatttaacaatgatgtataaatatttaagctCCAACAACGCAAAATGGAGATTGTTTAGAGAAAATGCATCTTTAGGGAGTTatcttgttttttatgtaaaggttCAAGAAATGTCATAAAAAGGTTTGGTTACAGTAAACAAACTCTGTCATTAAGGAGTTTCAGAGTTAGACATATtaatcaaatttcatttttaagactGTTCTGAGATAAAATGTGAGGTATGTGTCCTCCTGGATACTTGAAGGGCGGATTAACTTCGccaattgttcaaaaatatttaaatataagaatcgTTTGTGGCTGAAGTACTGCCTTGTGTTTTAACTAACCCTCCAAATTCAAATCAGTATAATTAACGCCCACGAACCTGACATGGTTTCTCATTTTCTGATACCTTAAACTCATGACAAAGCTCACAATATCTAGGCCTAGAGAATTAATACTCGTAGCAGATTGAAAATTGTTCCACCTGCAATTTTTGTTGTGATACGCTTAATCTGAAATAATAGTGATTGAGAATAATTTTTCTAGTCAGACGATGTTGAGTTCCATGCAATAAGtacattatttaagaataaacGTCAAATTCTggtaaagtaattattaaagtcactaagaaatacattttaataaccaTTTTACAGTGATATTAAATTGCCCAATATGTACACTTCCACCAATCAATCGCATGAGTAAtgttccattattattattattattattattagattgtgtagcagttttattttttcccagtataataactaacatttttgttgagtatgaaaaatatgaattatttattattaaaaattatgacattttagCTTGCAAAATCAAGTCAAAATTGTCTAATcagcaaaaacatttaatttgagttataattaatcaaaaatatacattagacttttaaatttaatacacttaTCCAAACATTCGACCATACGCATAATGCGggtctttaatttctttaatcaGTTGCTACATTTTCGAGGCATCCAACAGTTGGAATTTTACTTCGCACCCAAGAAAGAATGATTGTGTTTATTCCAATACACTAATCTGTtgacttacattttattttttttaatactggaaAGTTTTAGTTCTTTGGAAAATGAGAGTAAGAAAAACGGAGGATAGAAACATCCCATTATCCAAATACTCAAATCTGAATTTTTTGATATTTCActcaataatttatgttttatacatttgtaatatttttctaaattcaaaaatgtatttaaacaatgatttaaaaCCCTTAGTATTAAGCTAAGAACACAGAATTCATATTTTTGTGGACATGAACTGAAAGCACGTACAATTTAAATCTGTCGACTATTTAGTATTTCAGGGACATGTGTAAAAAGGACTTATggcttattaaaataaaactaaaggttATCTCGTTAtggtagtaaataataatttatacttttcatAGTCTTAAATACTAGCATTGAGAATACGGTAAACttgtcaaaatattatattactaattttaatattccttttGTTTTCATTAAGACTATGGTTGAAGAATccatttgtatgtttaaaaatgcataaaGATAAACTCCCGACAAAAAGCAGATGTTTCTCATTGGTTTCTTCTTACGTTCCTTTAGCactctgaatttaatttactcTTCTAGATTTACTCCAATCTTGTTGCAATGCCCAGCAGACTTCCTATGGTAATAAAAGTCTATGTATATGGTTGCTGAATTTCATCATTAAAGACAGAGCAACTTTATACAAGGAACGGTAAAGCTCTGGCTCACTCAAAAActgttaactttaaaaaaagaaaagtcaGTTAGAGATGGcaaaaaaatgttcttaatttataTACCAGAAATTATATGTAAacgtttgaaaatgtaaaattaaggtTCCATTCATGTTTAGAGTTGTGCGAGTAATGTATATTTTCATACTGAATTTGATCAATTTCAGACCATCTGCATTGACCTAACATTtcgaaatatataaaacttatataaagatattttaaattatatcctcTTTCCTAAACTCGATACTTGTGTGTGATTGTGGTCGATGTTTTcttttaaacacacaaaaacgTATTTATGAACATTATCTCGAAATCCAATTTCTATTTTAGGAGTcccaaaataattatgtttattaaaatattaattgtatttttaaccatcacaataattttacataatagtaTGGAGAGaggattttgttatttgttttgttcatagaaaacctttaaaattatatgttacatcATTAGTAAAGATCTGTACGTAGGTCACACTACTCATAAGTGTGGTATTTACCCGAATACTCGGACAAAATTATTTCAAGAGTAAATATGATTATGTTGGCCACCAAGAAACATCATCTGTCATCTGACCAAGGTCTTTCCAtgtcataaaattgtattttaagacTCTCTGCATATAATGTACTGCTCTAATATACACAAGAACCCAGAATGTTAGTTTTTTCCCGCAATCATTGtgagataattatattaaaactgatGTTATAGCAATCATGATTCCTTCAAATCCTATAGTCCTGTAAGGTCTTAACACTAATATTCCACAATAAGAAAGATGATTGTATGTTATGAAAGGTAAAGAAACACATATAGGGGACTCATTTTTACACGAAATTGTTGATATTTAACATGAAACCCACAATACGAAcacaataacaacataatataacatgaattatcatattataatatattaacattatactACTCATAATCAATCATAATCAATGCattgttgtttaataaataaagaaaataagttgatgtttaaaactttatacaaaaattaaaattcttatttgaAAGCTTTTGCCCTAGAAAAAtacatatgttatatttatattagattttaaacgttaattttatttttatgcttaatTAAAATACTCCAGTTTCGTGAAGCTATAGAaactcataatttttaattattccttCATATACcgataatgtaattttatttgccTGAAGAAATTATCCATTGTGGTTTCAAGAATATATTTAACTGCTGTGAAAATAGTGGCCTCAACACATGGAAGTCATGCAAGTGTTTGATAAGTGGAAACCTTTGATTAGACCATTAGTAGAATTTCCAGTGGTATGGATACCCTCAATGGGCAATTCCAGTACAATCAAAAAGGTGCAGCACACATATTTGACTATCTGtatattaaaaaccataattacattttaccttccctAACAATCCAAAATTGAATTTTGTCCTAAAATTGTCATATACCCCACTTTGCGACTGTTCATTATCgcattgaaatactttttttattatatttgtattcttaaCTGATTTGTTCGATTCTGTATATTTCTGTTAATATTCAAGTCATGTTTCAGACCCAGTTCTGCTTGGCGTTCATCCATTCATTCCAGCTTCTGATCTACGACTGCGAGTATCCCAGGTTCTCGCTGATTCTCATCCTTCCAAACGCCGTCTTCTTCTATTACCTCTTCAATGACTTTTACAACAAGGCATATCCACACAGAAGATTACAACAACtccagaaacaacaacaacaaaaagaacTTCTGAAAAGACAAcaagaacagaaagaaaataaGTCTGAGTGATTGAGTACACAATGTACAAAAGAAAATAGTGCAATAGTGCAACGGTGCTGTTTGTTGTGGACGTGTAGGTTTAACCTGCATTACAACTTCCAGTGGCtttgtaaattacttttttatattgagTGGAAATTGTACATTTACGGATAAGTTATGatagattattatttaacaaagaatACTTGGATATTACCTGTAGCTTGTATGTATATGTTGACCATTTTGTAAGGATGGTTGAATTGGTGCTTTAATTGTAAGCAGTTACAACGAAGGTGCCTAACAATATTTGTggattttttcatttcaaatatcaTTTTACATACCACATTTTACCTACTATCCATCTCTAAACTCAACGAAATGTTGAAATAACACTTTACTGTAGcagaaatattagtaatattaaaataaatataacaaattatcaatttaaagTTGAACTCTCTGCAGTATCTTTGGAAATCTCCAGAactaaattatagattttatacattaaattaattgagtctttaatacaaacacaaaataccaaatataagAGAGTAGAttgttatcatatatatttttgggtttgttttagTTCAACATTTACATCTCTCAAACTGTTATGTGATGGCATTGTAATGTATGGAAAGTTTCTGTCTCTCATTAGAACCTAACCAATTTAAATATGGGTTATTTTAAATAGGTTTCACCCAGTTCAAAATAACTCCTATTTTGCCCACAATTCCAAAAATAACAGTCTATATGTCATGGTCGCAAACTATAACATAAATAAGATATCAGTGTCCCATTTCATAAAATTTGATCATAAATCATTTATCAAATAAGTGTTTAATGCTAAGGTGGACATAAAATCCTTAATGGATGTGCCTATACATAAGTGCAGTTGCATTAATAGACTAAAAATAATGTGATTTGCTGTTTTCCAGTATTTTTAACAATCTAGACACTACGAACACTCCATTGATCgttttaaacagtgttttttgggttttttttactttgtgtgttaaatttgttttgtaaaatctaacataaaaaatattataaagggTCAATTTTGACCTTTCAATCCTTATTACAATACTGTTACCTGACCATCTAAGTTCAAGGGCACATAGCTTTACTGTCACCTGAGACCCATAGATGTATTAGTGATATATGATGTTTTATTATAACCGAGTAACCCGCAAGAGTTTGAGGACATTGTACACAACCACTCCAGGTTATTGTTTTAAACAGTCGTGCTGCAAACTGTTTTGACCGTAAAGGACTTCAAAGCAAGTTCACAGACAtggtataaaactgtattatttatttcctcatattaTTTATGCATCGTCATTATTTGGTAAATACAATCATGTACTgtacaatttgtaatataatattaaaaccagAATatctaattatgaaataaataatagaattacTTTActctaaattacaatttattagatctaaactttattatttcttaattaacccgtttttatttaaaactcgtaACATTGATTgcattgaattaatttttacttaaaatatagctTTCAATCTTTTTAAGTGTATTGTACTTGTTACATGGTAATTATGTACAACAATTGAATagtaaccaaaatttaaattatgcaatactACGAAGTCGGTCTTGTTAGATTCCCACGCGATTTTATTGTGAGCGTACTATTCCCAAATATACATTAGAAAATACAATGTTCAATGTTTCTGATTCACTGATAAGTATAAAGTTAATCGGGGGTTCACGCCTTCAAATTAATTAGACATCTATTATCTGGCATATTTTGcttaaactaaatgaaaataaataaatttgatttacttttaGGATTAACAATTACATTAATGTATGAATCTTTATCTCTCAGATGTTGAATGTTGTTATGATTTCCTGTAAATATTGGATTTTCACGTgagtgttaaataataataataagttcttgtaatatattatattgcatttatggcgttaatttaatttagcatattacatagccaaagtaatttgttttatagataAGTGTACATTTGAGAAAATACTTTTATCAGATGTTTGtaataaagtgtattatttacaaaacactgtGTTACATTAAACGTCCAAAATCCAATGGAACTGTATTTCCTATTTTCTTATAACAAAGGAGAGTTGCGGTCGTGTATCTACATCGATAAATACTGTTGGCTGGACGTAGTGAATCCAATCACTTTACATGCAATGAACGTTGCAGTATTTCAGTAACTTATTCCAATATAGACCTTTAAATAGGCCATTAAATCCTAATGgcgtaaaaattgtaaaaataactcaAAGTAGATATGACATCAATGACAAGATTAAATCAGAGCTGATGAGGAAGTCAGACATGGCATGTAATCCAGGCCATGGGAATAATTCGAagggttatttaatttttaatcagatTTGACTGGGAAACCGCAATGGCCTACAACGCAGGCCAGAGGAGTGCAAAGGTGTTTaagaagatgaaaataaaaaatctcttCAACAGAGGGAACTGGTGTGTCCAGATAGTGATGCCCAAGCTTAACACCCAGAAGCCTAAAAGAACTCACTAGAATCCTATTATCAATATAACCTATTATCAAACCTATTATCAACCTATTAtcaaatgtatttctttctttctttcttaacCAGCTTAATAAGAGAACCAAGTTACTAAGCAGTACTCAAATATGGAGATATTAGATATTCATAGAATATCGCAAGTGTATAGGGAGATTTGAAGCCCCTACTTAAACTAAATATGACGCCCAGCATAGAGGACGCCTTGTATATAATGTATACTCGTTCATAAGGACTTGAAAATAGTTTCGTTGATGACATAGTCAAAATTATTTCCAACATAATATCGCCTGTATgatataacaaaatgttaaaaaacatttagttgCATTGCATTTACATAAATTGACTTATACCATCAAGAGATCACTGGGTGACTTCCTGATCCTGTATAGTATTAAACTTGTTGACAATCTTCATATCATTAGCAAAGAGAAGCAGTTTTGTTGCAATTGCCCGAGtaaagtgttatttataaaaaagttgaaaagCATTGGCCACAGTTAAATCCTGAAACACTCCTGAGGGAACTAGGGAGTTTGAATTTAACCATTTTGTGGTTAATCTTATCGAATGTTTTGGTGATGTCAAGGTTAATACAGTGGGCTCGAGAGGAATCGTTAAAAGCTGACATGTGAACTGTTTTAATACAAGACGTAGATTATTTCTGGTATAGCGATGCCTCATGAAGCCATGATGTTTTGGGCAAATGCGATTCTTAAGTTGAAAGtagacccagcagggatcacttctggctggtttatacctaccagttgaacccaccactgggcacagcaaaaaccgatgtgccacttcaatctggccaaccttatggatgtccagtagcggcacatcactaacaaatgttgagattctggggtttatgggcaattcgataggtctagtctactctggaagatgacttttggagtcggtggggtttgttcccttaccttagaggctcttgttaacctcaacaagggtgtgccaccccatgcctactttgactggagaggctggttcagagctggcctccccttcttctgggatgactttgagatgtagtgccctaattcttcctcatggatctcgataggaggcagcccctccaccctaaccttacccatcctgaatatcctatcactacggaagcagcgcaaaggttcttacaggactaagtgcaatttataagcttcttgtcctaagagaacaaaaaaaagttgAAAGTATAAGATCTCTAGTACAATACTCTCAAAAAACAAGGTCTGCCAAAGGCTGGGCAGACTGCATTATAATAGATCAgtagtgttttattattctttcattCACCTAAATATACTGACGACATAACTTTGCTTTAAAGTTGGTGGAAAAGTTTTAGATGCAAGAATACAAGTAAATGTGAGAGTCAAATTAACCGCAAATATGGAGCACAGTGTTTTATGACATTTGGTGGAATTCCATCTGGTCCAGCACTCTTGTTTGAATGATTCACGTATGTGCAGAACATCCGATACCATTACTGTGCAGCCTGAGATTGATTAGTTCTATCCATAATCAATTTCTGGTGTTGGGACGTCAGCACTCCTAAATACAGATGGAAAATTTTGAGCGAAGATGTCACACTTGCTGGAAGAGTAATCCGCCTCTGCTCCTTCAAGTGTCACATGTGCCGGAATGGTGTTTAACTACCGCTATGTGACCATAAGGATTTTTATGTTTACAAGAATGCTTTCTTCAGCCTTTGTAATATATTCTGAATAACACCTTTGAGTTCCATCTTAACTTTTAACATCTTACTTTTTCCTCTGATAATGAAAGAAACAGTGCAGGATAGGGAGGATTTGTAAGCCTTGTGGCGCTGTTTTTATATGGTCATTAGAGAACCACGCTTGGAATCTTGTTCGACCAGCTTTTTTATTGgagtaatacattttacatgtGAGCCTAGAAGActgaaaaaattgttgaaaattagtTCTGGATCTTTCAGGTCATTTCAAGTTGGAGATTCAGAGTTTGATAGACTCTGAAAAACAGCATCTACATCTCACTTTCG
The Homalodisca vitripennis isolate AUS2020 chromosome 1, UT_GWSS_2.1, whole genome shotgun sequence DNA segment above includes these coding regions:
- the LOC124360023 gene encoding elongation of very long chain fatty acids protein isoform X1, which codes for MSYFILFPQITPAMQLRGGIMTSLYNNTITRYYDFIFTDLADPRTNNWPLISSPVPGLTIMGTYLYFVLSWGPKYMAHRKPYSLTNILLVYNFLQVLISVWLFWEALAAAWWNKYSWKCEPVDWSWTPEAMRVAWGFYIYFLAKLTELLDTVFFVLRKKDKQVTFLHMYHHTVMPMISWGATKYYPGGHGSFIGMINSFVHIIMYTYYMLSAFGPRYQRYLWWKKYITTLQLTQFCLAFIHSFQLLIYDCEYPRFSLILILPNAVFFYYLFNDFYNKAYPHRRLQQLQKQQQQKELLKRQQEQKENKSE
- the LOC124360023 gene encoding elongation of very long chain fatty acids protein isoform X2 translates to MTSLYNNTITRYYDFIFTDLADPRTNNWPLISSPVPGLTIMGTYLYFVLSWGPKYMAHRKPYSLTNILLVYNFLQVLISVWLFWEALAAAWWNKYSWKCEPVDWSWTPEAMRVAWGFYIYFLAKLTELLDTVFFVLRKKDKQVTFLHMYHHTVMPMISWGATKYYPGGHGSFIGMINSFVHIIMYTYYMLSAFGPRYQRYLWWKKYITTLQLTQFCLAFIHSFQLLIYDCEYPRFSLILILPNAVFFYYLFNDFYNKAYPHRRLQQLQKQQQQKELLKRQQEQKENKSE